One Bremerella sp. JC817 genomic window carries:
- a CDS encoding efflux RND transporter periplasmic adaptor subunit, giving the protein MNISSSSSSRESFFARKWTKRQLWTLRFFGVVGVAVLAALMTWKFTSAESVPLPPPTAEPTPVEVFAAKSQPTYAARRTYTGVLVAARTSELSFELAGKVIRLTVDEGDTVKQGQTLATLDDRHLAARIRKTEAQRDQQAAILRELIAGPRREVIEAAEAEVRQLSAELKLQEANRGRREQLIKRSAISQETLEDAIYGTQAAQGRFQAAESRLEELREGTRPEQIEAQKAVVAGLEADLADLMHEKEDTQLVAPFSGKIARRSIDEGTVVSPGQSVFRLVEHEPLEAWFGLPPETAASLEVGQQHPIVVDGQTQVASVSGIIPELDSTTRTQTVVFTLSPEASRKWVPAQVARLEIGTTRQATGFWVPNASLLQGSRGLWSLYVVEADSTIGRREVEVIYSDSQRSFVRGTIVDGDQIVASGINRLVPGVQVHTQPLSE; this is encoded by the coding sequence ATGAATATCAGCAGCTCCTCGTCCAGTCGTGAGTCCTTTTTTGCACGAAAGTGGACGAAGCGTCAACTTTGGACCCTGCGTTTCTTCGGAGTCGTCGGTGTCGCCGTCCTCGCGGCGCTGATGACTTGGAAGTTCACTTCTGCCGAGTCGGTTCCGTTACCTCCACCCACAGCGGAACCGACTCCGGTTGAAGTGTTCGCGGCCAAGTCGCAGCCAACCTATGCTGCGCGGCGAACCTACACCGGTGTCTTGGTCGCGGCACGAACCAGCGAACTTTCGTTCGAGCTGGCTGGCAAAGTCATTCGCCTGACGGTCGACGAAGGGGATACCGTCAAGCAAGGTCAAACACTGGCCACGCTCGACGATCGCCATTTAGCGGCGCGGATCCGCAAGACCGAGGCGCAGCGGGACCAGCAAGCGGCCATTCTGCGGGAACTGATCGCCGGCCCGCGTCGCGAAGTGATCGAGGCGGCCGAAGCCGAAGTGCGTCAACTCTCGGCAGAACTGAAACTGCAAGAGGCCAACCGAGGTCGTCGCGAGCAACTGATCAAGCGGAGTGCCATTTCGCAAGAGACCCTGGAAGATGCCATCTACGGAACGCAAGCGGCCCAGGGAAGATTTCAGGCCGCCGAAAGCCGGCTGGAGGAACTACGTGAAGGAACACGTCCGGAGCAAATCGAAGCTCAGAAGGCGGTCGTTGCCGGATTGGAAGCAGACCTGGCCGACTTGATGCACGAGAAAGAAGATACGCAACTCGTGGCGCCATTTTCTGGCAAGATTGCTCGTCGTTCGATCGACGAAGGAACGGTCGTCAGCCCTGGCCAGTCGGTCTTTCGGCTGGTCGAGCATGAACCGCTCGAGGCCTGGTTCGGCTTGCCTCCCGAAACGGCCGCGTCGCTGGAAGTCGGTCAGCAGCATCCGATCGTCGTGGATGGGCAAACGCAAGTCGCCTCGGTTAGCGGCATCATCCCGGAACTCGATTCGACGACTCGTACTCAGACGGTCGTGTTTACCCTCAGCCCGGAAGCTTCGCGAAAATGGGTGCCTGCCCAGGTCGCTCGTCTGGAAATCGGTACGACCCGCCAGGCCACCGGTTTCTGGGTTCCCAATGCATCGCTCTTGCAAGGATCGCGTGGGCTTTGGTCGCTGTATGTGGTCGAGGCGGATAGCACCATTGGCCGCCGCGAAGTTGAAGTGATCTACAGCGATAGCCAGCGGAGCTTCGTCCGCGGAACGATCGTCGATGGCGATCAAATCGTTGCCTCGGGAATCAATCGTTTGGTTCCTGGCGTTCAGGTTCATACCCAACCACTTTCCGAATAA
- a CDS encoding TetR/AcrR family transcriptional regulator, giving the protein MNPLSRKQREILEREAQILSVAREMLQRDGYLGLSMDRIAEAVEYGKGTVYRHFPNKEDIILALAVETQKKRTALFQRASLFKGKSRERLTAIAVACELFVRLYPSHFHVEQVVRLSSIWEKTSEKRQNIMHTCEQACMGIVAGIVRDAIAQGDVTLPGEMTPEDMVFGMWAINFGSFTLMSTSNSLSEIGIVNPPLAIRNCLNHMLDGFGWQALSTDHDYEAVFHKALTETFADEYQQLLVQS; this is encoded by the coding sequence ATGAACCCACTAAGCCGTAAACAGCGTGAGATCCTGGAGCGTGAAGCCCAAATTCTGTCGGTTGCACGAGAAATGTTGCAGCGCGATGGGTACCTCGGTTTAAGCATGGATCGCATTGCCGAAGCCGTCGAATACGGCAAAGGAACCGTTTACCGTCACTTCCCCAACAAAGAGGACATCATCCTCGCACTGGCGGTCGAGACTCAGAAGAAGCGAACCGCTTTGTTTCAAAGAGCGTCGCTGTTCAAGGGCAAGTCCCGCGAACGGCTGACAGCCATCGCAGTGGCGTGCGAGTTGTTCGTACGTCTTTATCCGAGTCATTTCCATGTTGAACAAGTGGTTCGGCTCTCGTCGATTTGGGAAAAGACCTCGGAGAAACGTCAGAATATCATGCATACCTGCGAACAGGCCTGCATGGGAATCGTGGCGGGAATCGTCCGCGATGCGATCGCTCAAGGCGACGTGACCCTTCCGGGTGAAATGACACCGGAAGATATGGTCTTCGGAATGTGGGCGATCAACTTCGGATCGTTCACACTGATGTCGACCAGCAATTCACTGAGCGAGATTGGGATCGTCAATCCACCTTTGGCAATTCGAAATTGCCTGAATCACATGCTCGATGGTTTCGGATGGCAAGCGTTGTCCACCGACCACGACTACGAAGCAGTCTTTCATAAGGCCCTTACGGAGACCTTTGCCGATGAATATCAGCAGCTCCTCGTCCAGTCGTGA
- a CDS encoding SHD1 domain-containing protein — translation MFHPRALRGQRFWLASLFLCAIPLPTFAGEPTGALVKFAESRTWSDDSGKFQIGGSLKLATENEVQILKSDGLVVTVPLNKLSANDQKFIADFLKAEAAQNDPSNPFAGGAPSNPFSGGKPAAAMPATATQPPAANGNLPKVSAATAGARPLNITAGRAFWSVKPPIALPKVESQDSVLPISFLKPRRGKMVAAAAGRSPTIFLNVYEEGRRADENYGRFALVDPKSGQTSPVTDFPQAWKMLCVAPNGKMIAAVEIKGFDKGNELGIFKVEGTTVIPVVQFTAGGGDWAEIQQANFLPNDRIVVIDQKKKLTVWDISNPNAVRALVQGELQSTNVKSTPAGELMIVPMKNNIAVVDTNTFEVAGVINVGEDISHLGVSADGKRLAAKQWNNLVICSMEDGSVIKTIPADSGSHFAVEWVGDYVKVGEVLYDVNLGIPYWKYDNWAMAKVLYDNVLFSLFDERDGTVMAINTLPHKTAIQSGEGIDPKSVFAMTPGSKVRVVTKTDSISAEEQQKLQEAIAACITKAGWTRDDSSSIVMEFSIQQGEEKEEEYVTQKNRFGPGMIPPPFMGGRPSGPTEKVKFRPWNHSVEVKENQSVLYRNNYQVGAPSRFQSEEGESTQQAVLKLIKPRPSWFEGVNIPSHLMKAGNQSGLGKSSITATGLK, via the coding sequence ATGTTTCATCCTCGAGCGCTCCGCGGGCAACGCTTTTGGCTTGCATCTCTCTTCCTTTGTGCCATTCCGCTGCCGACGTTTGCTGGCGAACCAACGGGGGCGCTCGTTAAGTTCGCTGAAAGCCGAACCTGGAGCGACGACTCTGGCAAGTTTCAGATTGGTGGCAGTCTGAAGCTGGCGACCGAAAACGAAGTCCAAATATTGAAATCGGACGGTCTCGTCGTCACGGTGCCGCTGAATAAGCTGAGCGCGAACGATCAGAAGTTCATCGCCGACTTTTTAAAAGCCGAAGCCGCCCAGAACGATCCCTCGAATCCTTTCGCCGGGGGTGCCCCGTCCAACCCGTTCTCTGGTGGCAAACCAGCCGCCGCGATGCCTGCCACAGCAACACAGCCCCCTGCGGCGAATGGTAATTTGCCAAAAGTCAGCGCGGCGACCGCCGGCGCGCGTCCTTTGAACATCACCGCAGGCCGGGCCTTCTGGTCGGTAAAGCCTCCGATCGCACTGCCAAAGGTAGAGTCCCAAGACTCGGTTTTGCCGATTTCGTTTCTGAAGCCACGCCGTGGCAAGATGGTCGCCGCGGCGGCGGGTCGTTCGCCGACAATCTTCTTGAATGTCTACGAGGAAGGACGCCGCGCCGACGAGAACTATGGACGCTTCGCTTTGGTTGATCCCAAGTCAGGCCAGACATCGCCCGTGACCGACTTCCCGCAGGCCTGGAAGATGCTGTGCGTTGCCCCCAATGGCAAGATGATCGCGGCCGTGGAAATAAAGGGCTTCGACAAAGGGAACGAACTGGGCATCTTCAAAGTGGAAGGGACCACCGTGATTCCGGTGGTTCAGTTCACTGCCGGTGGTGGCGACTGGGCCGAAATTCAACAGGCTAACTTCCTGCCGAACGATCGTATTGTGGTCATCGATCAGAAGAAGAAGCTTACCGTCTGGGATATCTCGAATCCAAACGCCGTGCGAGCCCTCGTTCAGGGCGAACTGCAATCGACGAACGTCAAGTCCACCCCGGCCGGCGAACTGATGATCGTGCCGATGAAAAACAACATCGCCGTTGTCGATACCAACACCTTTGAGGTCGCTGGCGTGATCAATGTGGGCGAAGATATCTCGCACCTTGGCGTCTCGGCCGATGGTAAACGCCTGGCAGCGAAGCAGTGGAATAACCTCGTAATTTGCAGCATGGAAGATGGCTCGGTCATCAAAACAATTCCTGCCGACAGCGGCTCGCATTTCGCTGTCGAATGGGTGGGAGACTACGTAAAGGTGGGCGAGGTCCTCTACGACGTGAACCTTGGAATTCCTTACTGGAAGTACGATAACTGGGCGATGGCCAAGGTGCTGTACGATAACGTTCTTTTCTCTTTGTTCGATGAACGCGACGGCACCGTTATGGCGATCAACACGCTGCCCCACAAGACGGCCATTCAATCGGGTGAAGGGATCGATCCGAAATCGGTTTTCGCAATGACGCCTGGCAGCAAAGTTCGCGTGGTCACCAAGACCGATTCGATCTCGGCGGAAGAGCAGCAGAAGCTCCAGGAGGCGATCGCGGCATGTATCACCAAAGCAGGCTGGACGCGTGACGACTCATCTTCGATCGTGATGGAATTCTCGATCCAGCAAGGCGAAGAAAAGGAAGAAGAGTACGTCACCCAGAAAAACCGCTTCGGTCCTGGCATGATTCCTCCTCCCTTCATGGGTGGCCGACCTTCCGGCCCGACCGAAAAGGTGAAGTTCCGACCCTGGAATCATTCGGTGGAAGTCAAAGAGAATCAGTCGGTGCTCTACCGCAACAACTACCAGGTCGGTGCCCCGAGCCGCTTCCAATCGGAAGAAGGGGAATCGACCCAGCAAGCCGTGCTGAAGCTGATTAAGCCGCGTCCGAGTTGGTTTGAAGGGGTGAACATCCCTTCGCACTTGATGAAGGCAGGCAACCAGTCTGGGCTTGGCAAGTCGTCGATCACCGCGACCGGTTTGAAATAA
- a CDS encoding AraC family transcriptional regulator, whose amino-acid sequence MAQIEDILTQLDQPFTGEMLFDHLPDIVFFIKNTMGQYLVVNNTLVQRCGVKAKSDLLGKTPGEVLRPPLAQSFEDQDRKVLATGQPLIGQLELHFYASRDVGWCLTSKLPLRNKAAEVVGLVGVSQDLRLPDLATDEYQHVINAINYAEANLENPPSVAQLAEIAEMSPYQLDRRMRRVFGLTTGQWLLKLRIDLAQRRLRMTEDSISSIAMEAGYADQSAFTRQFRRATGMSPRDYRSARRAT is encoded by the coding sequence ATGGCACAAATCGAAGATATCCTGACGCAGCTCGACCAGCCCTTCACCGGCGAGATGTTGTTTGACCACCTACCAGACATCGTATTTTTCATCAAAAACACGATGGGGCAGTACCTGGTGGTCAACAATACGTTGGTCCAGCGATGCGGTGTCAAAGCGAAATCGGATCTGCTGGGCAAGACGCCTGGCGAAGTCCTGCGTCCTCCACTTGCGCAAAGTTTTGAAGACCAGGACCGGAAAGTTCTGGCAACAGGCCAACCGCTGATTGGTCAGCTCGAACTTCACTTCTACGCTTCGCGCGACGTGGGGTGGTGCCTTACCAGCAAATTACCACTTCGCAACAAGGCAGCCGAAGTCGTAGGGCTGGTGGGGGTGTCGCAAGACTTGCGATTGCCTGATCTGGCGACCGATGAATACCAGCATGTGATCAACGCGATCAACTACGCGGAAGCCAACCTCGAGAACCCACCCAGCGTGGCCCAGTTGGCCGAGATTGCCGAAATGTCGCCTTACCAGTTGGATCGTCGTATGCGGCGGGTCTTCGGACTGACGACCGGACAGTGGCTGTTGAAACTTCGGATCGACCTGGCGCAGCGTCGGCTACGGATGACCGAAGATTCGATTTCGAGCATTGCCATGGAAGCAGGCTACGCCGACCAGAGTGCGTTTACCCGGCAGTTTCGAAGAGCGACCGGCATGTCGCCGCGCGACTATCGAAGTGCCCGTCGCGCGACGTAA